A single Chanos chanos chromosome 8, fChaCha1.1, whole genome shotgun sequence DNA region contains:
- the cxcl12b gene encoding chemokine (C-X-C motif) ligand 12b (stromal cell-derived factor 1) produces the protein MDVKVLAVMVLLTVITHSPQITAKPISLVERCWCRSTLNTVPQRNIREIKFLHTPNCPFQVIAKLKNNREVCINPKTKWLQQYLKNAINKIKKSRKRSN, from the exons atggaTGTCAAAGTGCTGGCAGTCATGGTTCTGCTGACCGTGATTACGCATAGTCCTCAGATCACGG CTAAACCCATCAGTCTGGTGGAACGGTGCTGGTGTCGTTCCACGCTCAACACCGTTCCGCAGAGGAACATCCGAGAGATCAAATTCCTCCACACGCCAAACTGCCCCTTCCAAGTCAT TGCCAAGCTAAAGAACAATCGAGAGGTCTGCATCAACCCTAAGACAAAATGGCTTCAACAGTACTTAAAGAACGCCATTAACAA gaTAAAGAAATCCAGGAAACGCTCAAACTAA